Proteins encoded within one genomic window of Gambusia affinis linkage group LG23, SWU_Gaff_1.0, whole genome shotgun sequence:
- the echdc3 gene encoding enoyl-CoA hydratase domain-containing protein 3, mitochondrial: MSRSVLCGGVSVFQLSRRIPLLSASRCYSQSEPEPLTVREQKHGIRRIILNNPKKRNALSLSMLETLRENILTDVDGEDLRVIIISAKGPVFSSGHDLKELTSTQGREYHSKVFQTCSEVMTLIQDLPIPVIAMVNGVATAAGCQLVASCDIAVATEKSTFATPGVNVGLFCSTPAVAIGRAVPRKVAMEMLLTGSPISAHDALLHGLISKVVPEERLEEETLAIAQRVCQSSRPVVALGKATFQRQMAQGRDAAYATASKVMVDNLALRDGQEGIQAFLEKRKPVWSHKPEKVHD, from the exons ATGTCTCGCAGTGTGTTGTGTGgaggtgtttctgtgtttcagctcaGCAGGAGGATACCGCTGCTGTCCGCTTCTCGGTGTTACTCCCAGTCGGAACCGGAACCGCTGACTGTGAGAGAACAGAAGCACGGAATCAG GAGGATCATTTTAAACAACCCTAAGAAGAGGAACGCTCTGTCCTTGTCCATGCTGGAAACCCTCCGAGAAAACATCCTGACTGATGTTGATGGCGAAGATCTCAGAGTCATCATCATATCAG CCAAAGGTCCGGTGTTCTCGTCGGGACACGACCTGAAGGAGCTGACGTCCACTCAGGGCCGAGAATACCACAGCAAGGTGTTTCAAACCTGCTCAGAG gtgaTGACTCTGATACAAGACCTCCCTATTCCAGTGATCGCCATGGTGAACGGCGTTGCCACGGCAGCCGGTTGCCAGCTGGTTGCCAGTTGTGATATTGCAGTTGCGACTGAGAAATCCACCTTTGCCACTCCGGGCGTCAACGTGGGTCTGTTCTGCTCGACGCCGGCGGTGGCCATCGGCAGAGCGGTGCCAAGAAAG gttgccatggagatgctGCTGACAGGGTCTCCTATCTCAGCCCATGATGCCTTGTTGCATGGCCTGATTAGCAAGGTGGTGCCAGAGGAGCGGTTGGAGGAGGAGACATTGGCCATCGCCCAGCGAGTGTGTCAGTCCAGTCGACCTGTTGTAGCTCTTGGCAAGGCCACATTCCAAAG ACAAATGGCTCAAGGCAGAGATGCAGCATATGCCACTGCCTCCAAGGTGATGGTGGACAACCTGGCTCTGAGAGATGGACAGGAGGGGATCCAGGCCTTCTTAGAGAAACGCAAACCTGTGTGGAGCCATAAACCTGAGAAAGTTCATGACTGA
- the LOC122826780 gene encoding nuclear factor 7, ovary-like has translation MASNQREDLLCPICQNIFENPVTLTCEHSFCVSCLKTNWEKERERETTECPVCKRRSSKTIFNLNFALKMACDEVRASGSEPLCSLHAETLSLFCVEEQQLLCRVCRKSETHSEHRLQLAEEAGQQAKKTLQDSLKPLRKRMRLIHEVKGSCDETAGHIKTQAEATERKIKEQFKRLHQFLEEEEEARLSALREEEEQKSHMMTEKIRALSKEISDLSGIIKTTEHELRAKDVQFLLNYKETVKRIQQQPVPDDPELISGALIDEARHLGNLSFNVWSKMKDMISFTPVVLDPNTAHPDLTLSDDLTSLTQGTGKQELPDNPERINHFISVVGSESFTSGCHSWEVEVGENDAYVLGVLAGSDVRKGVICSGLWRLMFCKGEYKTLSPTDPGSDVSVKGNPGRIRVFLDYDGGRLSFSDAETGTHIHTFTHTFTDRLFPYISTWSGVTIKIAPQKITAAVDH, from the coding sequence ATGGCTTCAAACCAAAGGGAAGACCTTCTGTGTCCAATTTGCCAGAACATTTTTGAGAATCCAGTAACTCTGACGTGTGAGCACAGCTTCTGTGTCTCCTGTTTAAAGACAAActgggagaaagaaagagaaagagaaactaCTGAGTGTCCAGTCTGCAAGAGAAGGTCATCAAAGACAATATTTAACCTTAACTTTGCTCTGAAGATGGCGTGTGACGAGGTGAGAGCTTCAGGATCTGAGCCGCTCTGCAGTTTGCATGCAGAAACACTCAGCTTGTTCTgtgtggaggagcagcagctgctgtgccGCGTCTGCAGGAAGTCAGAGACGCACAGCGAACACAGGCTCCAGCTCGCCGAAGAGGCCGGACAGCAGGCCAAGAAAACGCTGCAGGATTCCCTGAAGCCCTTAAGAAAGAGGATGAGGCTCATCCATGAAGTGAAGGGAAGCTGTGATGAAACTGCAGGTCACATCAAAACTCAGGCTGAAGCTACAGAGAGGAAGATCAAAGAGCAGTTTAAGAGGCTTCACCAGTtcctggaggaagaggaggaggccaGGCTGAGTGCActcagggaggaagaggagcagaagagtCACATGATGACGGAGAAGATCAGAGCGCTGAGCAAAGAAATCTCAGATCTGTCAGGAATAATTAAAACCACAGAACATGAACTGAGAGCAAAAGATGTTCAGTTTCTGCTGAATTACAAAGAAACCGTGAAGAGAATCCAGCAGCAGCCGGTTCCTGATGATCCGGAGCTGATCTCAGGAGCGCTGATCGATGAGGCCAGACATCTGGGAAACCTGAGCTTCAACGTCTGGAGCAAGATGAAGGACATGATCTCCTTCACTCCTGTCGTCCTGGATCCAAACACGGCCCATCCAGACCTCACTCTGTCCGACGATCTGACCAGTCTGACGCAGGGCACAGGAAAACAGGAGCTTCCTGACAATCCAGAGAGGATCAACCACTTCATTTCTGTCGTTGGCTCAGAGAGTTTCACCTCAGGATGTCACAGCTGGGAGGTGGAGGTAGGAGAAAACGATGCCTACGTTCTGGGTGTGCTGGCGGGGTCGGATGTGAGGAAAGGCGTCATCTGCTCCGGACTGTGGAGGCTCATGTTCTGCAAAGGAGAATACAAAACACTTTCCCCAACAGATCCGGGGTCTGATGTCTCTGTGAAGGGAAACCCAGGAAGGATCCGGGTTTTCCTGGACTATGATGGAGGACGGCTGTCGTTTTCAGATGCAGAAACTggaacacacatacacaccttcacacacactttcaccGACAGGTTGTTTCCATACATCAGCACCTGGAGCGGGGTCACAATAAAGATCGCACCGCAGAAAATCACTGCTGCCGTGGATCATTAG
- the kcnj8 gene encoding ATP-sensitive inward rectifier potassium channel 8 isoform X2, with product MLARKSIIPEEFGLPGLASRLPRKPVFRDRVNKARFIAKNGSCNLAHKNIREQGRFLQDVFTTLVDLKWRFTLVIFTTTFVSSWLLFAMSWWLVAFAHGDMDPARKNETHCVTDVESFISAFLFSIEVQVTIGFGGRMITEHCLAAITVLILQNIVGLIINAVMLGCIFMKTAQSNRRAETLIFSRHAVIAVRNNRLCFMIRIGDLRKSMIIGATVRLQVVRKTTTPEGEIIPIHQIDVQTESALASNSLFLLAPLIICHVIDKNSPLYDLSAMELQCSDLEVIVILEGVVETTGITTQARTSYVSEEIQWGHRFVPIVTEEEGVYSVDYSKFGNTVKVSALGQT from the exons aTGTTGGCCAGGAAAAGCATCATCCCGGAGGAGTTCGGGCTGCCGGGTCTCGCCTCCCGGCTGCCGCGGAAGCCGGTGTTCCGGGACCGCGTGAACAAGGCGCGCTTCATCGCCAAGAACGGGTCGTGCAACTTGGCGCACAAGAACATCCGCGAGCAGGGCCGCTTCCTGCAGGACGTCTTCACCACGCTGGTGGACCTGAAATGGCGCTTCACGCTCGTCATCTTCACCACGACCTTCGTGAGCAGCTGGCTGCTGTTCGCGATGAGCTGGTGGCTGGTGGCCTTTGCGCACGGAGACATGGACCCGGCGCGGAAAAACGAGACCCACTGCGTCACCGACGTCGA GTCGTTTATCTCAGCCTTCCTGTTCTCCATCGAGGTTCAGGTGACCATCGGCTTTGGAGGTCGGATGATAACAGAGCACTGCCTGGCGGCCATTACTGTCCTCATCTTGCAGAACATAGTGGGACTCATCATCAACGCCGTCATGCTGG GCTGCATCTTTATGAAGACGGCTCAGTCGAACCGCCGAGCGGAGACGTTGATCTTTAGCCGTCACGCCGTTATCGCCGTGAGGAACAACCGTCTGTGCTTCATGATTCGCATTGGAGATCTGAGGAAGAGCATGATTATTGGAGCCACCGTCAGATTACAG GTGGTGAGGAAGACGACGACTCCAGAGGGCGAGATAATCCCCATCCATCAGATCGACGTCCAGACTGAGAGCGCCCTCGCCAGCAACAGCCTGTTCCTCCTCGCCCCGCTCATCATCTGCCACGTCATCGACAAAAACAG CCCGCTGTACGACCTGTCGGCCATGGAGCTGCAGTGCAGCGACTTGGAGGTGATCGTCATCCTGGAGGGAGTCGTGGAGACGACGGGCATCACCACCCAGGCCCGGACCTCCTACGTCTCTGAGGAGATCCAGTGGGGCCACCGCTTCGTTCCCATCGTTACGGAGGAGGAGGGCGTGTACTCCGTGGACTACTCCAAGTTCGGCAACACGGTTAAAGTGAGTGCTTTAGGTCAAACTTGA
- the kcnj8 gene encoding ATP-sensitive inward rectifier potassium channel 8 isoform X1, whose translation MLARKSIIPEEFGLPGLASRLPRKPVFRDRVNKARFIAKNGSCNLAHKNIREQGRFLQDVFTTLVDLKWRFTLVIFTTTFVSSWLLFAMSWWLVAFAHGDMDPARKNETHCVTDVESFISAFLFSIEVQVTIGFGGRMITEHCLAAITVLILQNIVGLIINAVMLGCIFMKTAQSNRRAETLIFSRHAVIAVRNNRLCFMIRIGDLRKSMIIGATVRLQVVRKTTTPEGEIIPIHQIDVQTESALASNSLFLLAPLIICHVIDKNSPLYDLSAMELQCSDLEVIVILEGVVETTGITTQARTSYVSEEIQWGHRFVPIVTEEEGVYSVDYSKFGNTVKVSTPSCSARELDEKPYILIQTLQKSELSHQNSLRKRNSMRRNNSMRKGGGGGSGSGGSLRRNNSGLVPPKVQFFTPAEGGQSLNAVT comes from the exons aTGTTGGCCAGGAAAAGCATCATCCCGGAGGAGTTCGGGCTGCCGGGTCTCGCCTCCCGGCTGCCGCGGAAGCCGGTGTTCCGGGACCGCGTGAACAAGGCGCGCTTCATCGCCAAGAACGGGTCGTGCAACTTGGCGCACAAGAACATCCGCGAGCAGGGCCGCTTCCTGCAGGACGTCTTCACCACGCTGGTGGACCTGAAATGGCGCTTCACGCTCGTCATCTTCACCACGACCTTCGTGAGCAGCTGGCTGCTGTTCGCGATGAGCTGGTGGCTGGTGGCCTTTGCGCACGGAGACATGGACCCGGCGCGGAAAAACGAGACCCACTGCGTCACCGACGTCGA GTCGTTTATCTCAGCCTTCCTGTTCTCCATCGAGGTTCAGGTGACCATCGGCTTTGGAGGTCGGATGATAACAGAGCACTGCCTGGCGGCCATTACTGTCCTCATCTTGCAGAACATAGTGGGACTCATCATCAACGCCGTCATGCTGG GCTGCATCTTTATGAAGACGGCTCAGTCGAACCGCCGAGCGGAGACGTTGATCTTTAGCCGTCACGCCGTTATCGCCGTGAGGAACAACCGTCTGTGCTTCATGATTCGCATTGGAGATCTGAGGAAGAGCATGATTATTGGAGCCACCGTCAGATTACAG GTGGTGAGGAAGACGACGACTCCAGAGGGCGAGATAATCCCCATCCATCAGATCGACGTCCAGACTGAGAGCGCCCTCGCCAGCAACAGCCTGTTCCTCCTCGCCCCGCTCATCATCTGCCACGTCATCGACAAAAACAG CCCGCTGTACGACCTGTCGGCCATGGAGCTGCAGTGCAGCGACTTGGAGGTGATCGTCATCCTGGAGGGAGTCGTGGAGACGACGGGCATCACCACCCAGGCCCGGACCTCCTACGTCTCTGAGGAGATCCAGTGGGGCCACCGCTTCGTTCCCATCGTTACGGAGGAGGAGGGCGTGTACTCCGTGGACTACTCCAAGTTCGGCAACACGGTTAAA GTGAGCACGCCCAGCTGCAGCGCTCGGGAGCTGGACGAGAAGCCGTACATCCTGATCCAGACGCTGCAGAAGAGTGAGCTGTCGCACCAGAACTCCCTCAGGAAGCGAAACTCCATGAGACGCAACAACTCCATGCGGaaaggcggcggcggcggcagcggcaGCGGCGGCAGCCTGCGCAGGAACAACTCCGGGCTGGTTCCGCCCAAAGTGCAGTTCTTCACCCCGGCGGAGGGCGGCCAGAGCCTGAACGCTGTCACCTGA